DNA sequence from the Prochlorothrix hollandica PCC 9006 = CALU 1027 genome:
GTTGGCTGACAAAAATTCTGCATTGATCGGGGAAACCCCTCCCCTACCAGGTTTTGGTCGATATTGGGTTCCGGTTTCCTGACCCTTCTGCTGGGGTTGAGTGCTGGCAAGTTTTGTCAGTCGCGCAGCTTGAGGACACATAAAAAAACTCCTAACCTTAGGTTAGGAGCTAAAATCTCGGTTTCAGGAAAATATCCAAAGAATTCTAGATTTGTTGCTGTCTTTGGGGAGTGACCGAGGGGGAAGGGTTACATATTTTAAGTTGTATCTGAAGCAAGAGTCCCGGCAGGCTTGGGTGGCTGGGATACCTTGACCACAGCCGAGGGGTTGAGGGGGATGCAGGGTGAACCCTTGACTGAGGCGTTCTGCGATCCGCTGAAACAGACACCTAAGAAGATGCGACGGATGGAACCTCAATCCTGACGGTTATATGGTCCAGGTTCCCAGCTAGGCTTGACCCTTGGTGTGGATCAATGGCTCTTAGGATGAAACTTCAAGACCTAAAACTGCCATTCCGTAGAGGATCTGAAATCCCTCAGAATGTGGGGAGCATTCCAGTGGGGCAAGGTGCTCTTCACCCCTCATCCCCCAGCCCCTGCTCCCAGGGTGGGAGAAGGGGAGCCAGAACGTTTAAAGTCCCTCTTCGGGGCAATTATTCAGGGGGTCACGGGAGAATAAGGGCTTCAGAAAACAGACCTGAGGCGATTGAAGAGGGTCTATTTCACCTTGGCAGATTCCCCGATTTTGGTAGGGGCAATCCCCCCGTGGTTGCCCCGGTTGGGGGTCGCCAAGAGGGTCGGCACGGGGGCGAGAACCCTACCCGAGGTCGATGGTTCCAAGGTGAAATGCTGGAATTTTGAATAGTCGGCGAACTTGCCCCCTCGGGTACTAGCCCTGTCCCTGGCAGGGAACCCTAGACCCCAGCAGAGACTATCAGGGCCGCCTAGGGGAACGGGGCCGATCGCGCCGGTCTAGGGCAGGGTTAGCGGTATACCACTGGTACCAGGCGGAGGAACTGCGAATGGCTAACCACAGCAGCACTAGGGCCACCAACCCCCCCTGCTCTGGGGCACCGAAGGCCATAAACACCAGGGCCACACAGAGAAAATCCTCCCCCAGGGTTAACCAGAGCGGCAGACCCCGAAGCCGGTAAAACCAGC
Encoded proteins:
- a CDS encoding thioredoxin, yielding MEPSTSGRVLAPVPTLLATPNRGNHGGIAPTKIGESAKVK